CGTCTTTGTCACGCGGCCATAGAAAGCGGTTTCTTATTTTCCGCGCAGGGTCAGCACGACCGCACAGACTGCGGAGAGAACGAAACAGATGATGAGAAAGAGAAACGCAGCCCGGTAACTTCCATGGCCGATTGTAATAAAAGTCCCCATCATGGCTGGACCAAAGGCAGCGACCACATTCGCTATGCCGGTCATGACTCCGGTGTTTCGGCCAATTTGCCGAGTGGGGCTCATGTCGTGTAAAAGCCCATGTAACATGGGTGTCGTGAAGGCCTGGATGAAGGCAATCGCTCCGCCAACCAACAACGCGTCCGCGATGGGTGCCGGACTGTTCAGGGAGATACCGAGAAATACACAGGCCACTAAGAACCCGACGATGATCCAATAGGCTTTTTTGTGTGTCCTGTCGGTGTGCGCACCCACCCAGAACATCATGGCGATGGAGACACTCCATGTAATCAGCATGTAGGTGCTCGTGGCCGTTGGACTGAAATGCATAGATACCGCCATGTATGAGGGAAACCAACTGCCAAGTCCGTAGACCGCCAAAATATTCCCCGTAAACGCGATAACGACCAACCAATAGTTCAAGGTGCGTAACGCGTTTTTCGATGTCGCGACGGATTCCTCCATCCGTTGGTTCCTCTCAATGTGGAGCAACTCTTCAGTGGATACGCGCCGATGTCTGGCTGGTGTGTCTGTAATCAACAAACAGAGCAACGGCACGCAAATCACAAGCGCGACAATCGTCAAAAACCAAAACACGCCACGCCAGTCAAACAGCGAAATAAGCGCTGTGACCACAAACCCGGCTATCGCCGACCCAAGACTCACGCCGTTTATCCAAATCGACTTCGCCCGTCCACGCTCGTCGAGCGGAAACCAGCGCGCGGTCAAAGCGTTGGAAACAGGCCACAAAAAGGCTTCCGAAAACCCCAACACAATCCGGGAAATAAATAACACCGAAAAATTCGGGGACACGGCTGCCATCAAGGTACTCACACCCCAAATCGACAATCCCACAATGGCGCACCGCTTCGGACCAAATCTGTTCGTCAGCCATCCCCATAGAAAAAACCCGATTCCGTAAGAAAACAATAGCGCCGACGTCAGGCTTCCAATCATCTCGTTGCGTCCGACCAGATTCATATCCTGTAGAAAATGACTGTTGGTCGCGACCACCGCCACGCCAATTTTGTCGATCATCCCGACGACCCAAATCACAGCGAGCGTAATCGTGATATGTGTCCATCGCACTTTTGTTCTGGTTGCCTTGTTGTGGACTTCCACGATGTTCGATTCCAAATTCGCCAACCACATGTCCTCCCTTCTGCATTGTGCGAAATGTATTCGCTTTCAGGAGGATGGTAAACCGTTTCTCTCTGCTAAACAATGAGGTTGTTGCACAATGTGCAACAACCTCTAATTTAATCGAATCCCTTGCGCTTGCGCGATGGTTTCGCGAACGATGGTTTCAGCCAAAGGCCGGATCAGCAATGGCAAACAATAAATCCCGCTGCCCCGGCAAATTCGTTCGTCCCAAACACATGACTGGCGACGCCATCCGCTCTCGGAACCCGTGTGACGCTAACTGCGCAACAAAAGCCGCCTGATGACTTGGCACATCCAGCCGCACTGGTCCATCAAAGGACGCTGCGATCCGCTGCACAAGCG
Above is a genomic segment from Alicyclobacillus acidoterrestris containing:
- a CDS encoding MFS transporter, with the translated sequence MANLESNIVEVHNKATRTKVRWTHITITLAVIWVVGMIDKIGVAVVATNSHFLQDMNLVGRNEMIGSLTSALLFSYGIGFFLWGWLTNRFGPKRCAIVGLSIWGVSTLMAAVSPNFSVLFISRIVLGFSEAFLWPVSNALTARWFPLDERGRAKSIWINGVSLGSAIAGFVVTALISLFDWRGVFWFLTIVALVICVPLLCLLITDTPARHRRVSTEELLHIERNQRMEESVATSKNALRTLNYWLVVIAFTGNILAVYGLGSWFPSYMAVSMHFSPTATSTYMLITWSVSIAMMFWVGAHTDRTHKKAYWIIVGFLVACVFLGISLNSPAPIADALLVGGAIAFIQAFTTPMLHGLLHDMSPTRQIGRNTGVMTGIANVVAAFGPAMMGTFITIGHGSYRAAFLFLIICFVLSAVCAVVLTLRGK